A portion of the Hoylesella buccalis ATCC 35310 genome contains these proteins:
- a CDS encoding dihydrofolate reductase family protein, which yields MGKVQILAVLTMDGCLSSELYDKAHQDLCLDRCGLDEIRKKAFYRVTPDYSISMLHEWRKDCTNIRYLAEATPDTADYINGLLRMHAVDEIILYTVPFISGSGRHFFKSALPEQHWTLSSLKSYPNGVCRIIYILDKKAR from the coding sequence ATGGGTAAAGTTCAGATTCTCGCCGTACTGACGATGGACGGATGTCTTTCTTCAGAGTTATATGATAAAGCACATCAGGATTTGTGCCTTGACCGTTGCGGTCTTGATGAAATCAGGAAGAAAGCCTTTTACCGTGTGACACCGGACTATTCCATTTCAATGCTGCACGAATGGAGAAAAGACTGCACAAACATCCGTTACCTCGCGGAAGCCACACCGGACACGGCAGACTATATAAACGGACTGCTGCGGATGCACGCTGTGGATGAAATCATACTATACACCGTTCCTTTCATATCCGGAAGCGGACGACATTTTTTTAAGTCGGCTCTGCCAGAGCAACACTGGACGCTTTCCTCTTTGAAAAGCTATCCCAACGGTGTATGTCGCATTATCTATATCCTTGATAAAAAAGCAAGATAG
- a CDS encoding RteC domain-containing protein — MNYFLLAETDFFRLINEAGDCNMETAYTAFATQVIELCNGGMDMNLTVIALAYIEIELQHHPVRNLSEEKREIAAYVSKALSFVRKMQKFLATPQVPPLISANNATETTASLLQWTGNAIDLVELIYGIDVMGCINNGNMPLKQLAPLLYKIFGVDSKDCYRFYTDIKRRKNESRTYFIDRMQEKLNERMLRDEELERMRK; from the coding sequence ATGAATTATTTCTTGCTGGCGGAAACCGACTTTTTCCGCCTGATAAACGAAGCCGGCGACTGCAATATGGAAACGGCATACACGGCTTTCGCCACCCAAGTGATCGAACTGTGCAACGGCGGCATGGACATGAACCTTACCGTCATCGCGCTTGCCTACATCGAAATCGAGTTGCAGCACCATCCCGTACGTAATCTGTCAGAAGAAAAAAGAGAGATTGCCGCCTACGTCAGCAAGGCTCTGTCTTTCGTAAGAAAGATGCAGAAATTCCTTGCCACGCCCCAAGTGCCACCACTAATATCCGCCAACAACGCAACAGAAACCACCGCCAGCCTTCTTCAATGGACGGGCAATGCCATCGACCTCGTGGAACTTATCTACGGCATAGACGTGATGGGCTGCATCAACAACGGCAATATGCCGCTCAAACAGCTCGCCCCACTTCTCTATAAGATATTCGGGGTTGATTCTAAAGACTGCTACCGCTTCTACACTGATATCAAACGCCGGAAGAACGAAAGCCGCACCTATTTCATTGACAGGATGCAGGAAAAACTGAACGAGAGAATGTTGCGTGATGAGGAGTTGGAGCGGATGAGAAAATAA
- a CDS encoding ATP-binding protein: METVNRILQEKITARIAPNKAVLIFGARRVGKTVMMRKIVDNYSGRTMMLNGEDYDTLALLENRSIANYRHLLDGIDLLAIDEAQNIPQIGSILKLIVDEIPGISVLASGSSSFDLLNKTGEPLVGRSTQFLLTPFSQREIAQTETALETRQNLEARLIYGSYPEVVMMENYERKTDYLRDIVGAYLLKDILAIDGLKNSSKMRDLLRLIAFQLGSEVSYEELGKQLGMSKTTVEKYLDLLEKVFVIYRLGAYSRNLRKEVTKAGKWYFYDNGIRNAIIGAFSPLAIRQDVGALWENYIIGERRKANFNEGLHREFYFWRTYDKQEIDLIEESADSLTALEFKWGNKMPAAPKAFQEAYPYAEFHVVNRENYLEFV, translated from the coding sequence ATGGAAACAGTAAATAGAATACTTCAAGAGAAGATTACAGCACGAATCGCGCCCAATAAAGCAGTACTGATTTTTGGTGCTCGCCGTGTTGGTAAAACGGTAATGATGCGTAAAATTGTGGACAACTATTCAGGTAGGACGATGATGCTCAACGGCGAAGACTACGACACATTAGCACTATTGGAGAATCGCTCAATAGCCAATTATCGGCATTTATTGGATGGTATTGATTTGCTGGCTATTGATGAGGCACAGAACATACCACAAATCGGTAGTATTCTGAAGTTGATAGTTGATGAAATACCGGGAATAAGTGTCTTGGCAAGTGGTTCTTCGTCATTCGATTTGCTGAATAAGACTGGTGAACCGTTGGTCGGCCGCAGTACGCAATTTCTCCTTACACCATTCTCGCAACGGGAAATCGCACAGACGGAAACGGCACTTGAAACCCGCCAGAACCTCGAAGCGCGCTTGATTTACGGTTCCTATCCCGAAGTAGTAATGATGGAGAACTATGAACGTAAAACAGACTACCTACGTGATATTGTCGGTGCATACCTGCTTAAAGATATCTTAGCAATTGACGGCTTAAAAAATTCGAGCAAGATGCGCGATCTACTGCGATTGATAGCTTTTCAGTTGGGCAGCGAAGTTTCTTACGAAGAGTTAGGTAAACAACTCGGCATGAGCAAGACGACCGTTGAAAAATACCTCGACCTATTGGAAAAGGTCTTCGTTATCTATCGTCTGGGGGCTTATTCGCGTAACCTACGCAAGGAGGTTACAAAAGCTGGCAAGTGGTACTTCTACGACAACGGCATTCGCAATGCCATTATCGGGGCTTTCTCACCGCTGGCCATTCGGCAGGATGTCGGTGCGCTGTGGGAGAACTACATCATCGGAGAGCGGCGCAAAGCGAACTTCAATGAGGGACTGCACAGGGAGTTCTATTTCTGGCGCACCTACGACAAACAGGAAATCGACCTGATTGAGGAGAGTGCCGACAGTCTTACCGCCTTGGAGTTCAAGTGGGGAAATAAAATGCCGGCCGCACCGAAAGCCTTCCAAGAAGCCTATCCCTATGCCGAGTTTCATGTGGTAAATCGGGAGAATTATTTGGAGTTCGTATAA
- a CDS encoding IS4 family transposase, giving the protein MNKGRYVFSQLCDFLPTDHFKWLIKKYEGNKYVKSFTCWNHLMVLLFGQLSNREGLRDLIVTITPFKSAFHHLGFGKNVSRSNLSKANEIREVKIFQEFADKMVSIAREKRGVVKDFFISNNVYAFDSSTISLCLSVYWWTKLHHGKGGVKLHELYDVKTDIPTFSVITDASVHDSQVMELIPYEKESFYIFDRAYMATRKLYIIEGAEAYFVVREKHKMPFEVIEDKEYNNPSSGIMADQIIRFKGYKTKKQYPNKLRRVVFYDYDGNRTFVFYTNNFEITAEQVAMLYKYRWRVELFFKWLKQHLRIKEFYGTSENAVKIQIYAAIIAYCLVVIVQECMGLKLQTYDVLRILSTALLTKMPLCDLLIEQKEEEFTEGKNLQLCLNFDG; this is encoded by the coding sequence ATGAACAAAGGTCGATACGTATTTTCACAGCTGTGCGACTTTCTGCCGACAGACCATTTCAAATGGTTGATAAAAAAGTATGAAGGTAATAAATATGTGAAGAGTTTCACTTGTTGGAATCATCTGATGGTTCTTCTATTTGGTCAGTTGTCTAATCGTGAGGGATTACGAGACCTTATTGTAACCATCACTCCGTTCAAGTCAGCGTTCCACCATCTTGGTTTTGGAAAGAATGTCAGTAGAAGCAATTTGAGCAAGGCCAATGAAATACGCGAAGTCAAGATATTCCAAGAGTTTGCAGACAAGATGGTTTCCATAGCAAGAGAGAAACGAGGAGTCGTCAAGGACTTCTTCATATCGAACAATGTCTATGCGTTTGACTCCTCAACAATATCATTGTGCCTTTCTGTATACTGGTGGACTAAACTGCATCATGGGAAAGGAGGAGTGAAATTGCATGAACTGTATGACGTGAAGACAGACATTCCGACATTTTCTGTCATTACAGACGCTTCAGTTCACGATTCTCAAGTGATGGAGCTAATTCCCTATGAGAAAGAGAGTTTCTATATATTTGACAGAGCGTATATGGCAACTAGGAAACTTTATATAATAGAAGGAGCAGAAGCTTACTTTGTCGTGAGAGAGAAGCATAAAATGCCGTTTGAGGTCATAGAGGATAAAGAATACAACAACCCTTCATCTGGAATTATGGCTGACCAAATTATACGTTTCAAGGGATACAAGACTAAGAAGCAATATCCAAATAAACTTCGACGAGTGGTATTCTATGACTATGATGGTAATAGGACATTTGTATTTTACACGAACAATTTTGAAATTACAGCGGAACAGGTTGCTATGCTTTACAAATACAGATGGAGAGTAGAACTGTTCTTCAAATGGCTGAAGCAACATCTGCGCATCAAAGAGTTTTATGGAACCTCGGAGAATGCTGTAAAAATACAAATCTATGCAGCTATCATTGCATATTGTCTTGTCGTTATCGTACAAGAATGTATGGGGCTAAAGCTTCAAACCTATGATGTTCTAAGAATTTTAAGCACGGCATTGTTGACAAAAATGCCATTGTGTGACTTGCTCATTGAACAGAAAGAGGAAGAATTTACTGAAGGAAAAAACCTGCAGCTCTGCCTCAATTTTGATGGGTAA
- the mobC gene encoding conjugal transfer protein MobC → MSQQEDDLRALAKIMDFLRAVSIILVVMNVYWFCYEAIRLWGVNIGVVDKILLNFDRTAGLFHSILYTKLFSVLLLALSCLGTKGVKGEKITWGRIWTAFAVGFVLFFLNWWLLPLPLPLEAVTGLYVLTIGTGYVCLLMGGLWMSRLLKHNLMEDVFNNENESFMQETRLIESEYSVNLPTRFYYRKRWNNGWINVVNPFRASIVLGTPGSGKSYAVVNNFIKQQIEKGFSQYIYDFKYPDLSTIAYNHLLNHPDGYKVKPKFYVINFDDPRRSHRCNPIHPDFMEDITDAYESAYTIMLNLNKTWVQKQGDFFVESPIILFASIIWYLKIYQNGKFCTFPHAIEFLNRRYEDIFPILTSYPELENYLSPFMDAWLGGAAEQLMGQIASAKIPLSRMISPQLYWVMSDSEFTLDINNPEEPKILCVGNNPDRQNIYGAALGLYNSRIVKLINKKGMLKSSVIIDELPTIYFKGLDNLIATARSNKVAVCLGFQDFSQLVRDYGDKEAKVVMNTVGNIFSGQVVGETAKTLSERFGKVLQKRQSISINRQDVSTSINTQMDALIPPSKISGLTQGMFVGSVSDNFNERIEQKIFHCEIVVDAEKVKREESAYKKIPVITNFTDEDGNDRMKETVQANYRRIKEEVKQIVQEELERIKNDPVLCKLLPDNETV, encoded by the coding sequence ATGTCACAACAAGAAGACGATTTGAGGGCATTGGCGAAAATCATGGATTTTCTGCGTGCCGTGAGTATCATTTTAGTGGTCATGAACGTGTACTGGTTCTGCTACGAAGCCATCCGGCTGTGGGGCGTGAACATCGGCGTGGTGGACAAAATCCTTCTGAACTTCGACCGCACGGCGGGGCTGTTCCATTCCATTCTCTACACGAAGCTGTTTTCCGTCCTTTTGCTTGCCTTGTCCTGTCTGGGTACGAAGGGTGTCAAGGGTGAGAAAATCACTTGGGGGAGAATCTGGACAGCATTTGCCGTCGGGTTCGTGCTGTTTTTCCTGAACTGGTGGTTGCTGCCCCTGCCGCTGCCGCTTGAAGCGGTGACGGGACTGTATGTCCTTACCATTGGAACGGGCTATGTCTGCCTGTTGATGGGTGGTCTGTGGATGAGCCGCCTGTTGAAACACAATTTGATGGAGGATGTTTTCAACAACGAGAACGAGAGTTTCATGCAGGAAACGAGGCTTATCGAAAGCGAGTATTCGGTCAATCTGCCGACACGTTTCTATTACAGGAAACGCTGGAACAACGGTTGGATCAATGTAGTTAATCCCTTCCGTGCGTCCATCGTGTTGGGTACGCCGGGCAGCGGCAAGTCCTATGCCGTGGTAAACAATTTTATCAAGCAACAGATTGAAAAGGGCTTTAGTCAATACATCTACGATTTCAAGTATCCCGACCTATCTACTATTGCCTACAACCATTTGCTGAACCACCCGGACGGCTACAAGGTAAAGCCGAAGTTCTATGTGATCAACTTCGACGACCCGCGACGCTCTCATCGGTGCAATCCCATTCACCCGGATTTTATGGAAGATATTACGGATGCCTATGAGAGTGCCTACACAATAATGCTCAACCTCAATAAAACGTGGGTGCAAAAGCAGGGCGACTTCTTCGTGGAGTCACCTATCATTCTGTTTGCCAGTATTATCTGGTATCTCAAAATCTATCAGAACGGGAAGTTTTGCACGTTTCCCCATGCTATCGAGTTTCTGAACCGCCGTTACGAGGATATATTTCCGATACTGACCTCTTATCCGGAGCTGGAGAACTACCTTTCGCCGTTCATGGATGCGTGGCTTGGAGGGGCTGCGGAGCAGCTCATGGGTCAGATAGCGTCGGCAAAAATCCCGCTTTCGAGGATGATTTCACCGCAGCTCTACTGGGTGATGTCAGACAGCGAGTTTACGCTGGACATCAACAATCCCGAAGAGCCGAAAATCCTCTGCGTGGGTAACAATCCCGACCGTCAGAATATCTACGGTGCGGCACTCGGTCTGTATAATTCCCGTATCGTGAAGCTCATCAACAAGAAGGGGATGCTGAAGTCATCGGTCATCATCGACGAGTTGCCCACAATATACTTCAAAGGGTTGGACAATCTTATAGCTACCGCCCGAAGCAACAAGGTTGCCGTGTGTCTGGGCTTTCAGGATTTCAGCCAGTTAGTGCGTGACTACGGGGACAAAGAGGCGAAAGTGGTGATGAACACTGTCGGCAATATTTTCTCCGGTCAGGTGGTGGGGGAAACAGCCAAGACGCTCTCCGAGCGGTTCGGTAAGGTGTTGCAGAAACGGCAGTCCATCTCCATCAACCGGCAGGATGTTTCCACCTCCATCAACACGCAGATGGACGCGCTCATTCCACCGAGTAAGATTTCCGGGCTTACGCAGGGAATGTTTGTCGGTTCTGTATCCGACAACTTCAACGAGCGTATCGAGCAGAAGATTTTTCATTGCGAGATTGTGGTGGATGCCGAAAAGGTGAAACGGGAAGAAAGTGCCTACAAGAAAATTCCCGTCATTACAAACTTCACGGACGAGGACGGCAACGACCGCATGAAGGAAACGGTGCAGGCGAACTACCGGCGCATCAAGGAAGAGGTGAAGCAGATTGTGCAGGAGGAACTGGAGCGTATCAAAAACGATCCGGTGCTGTGTAAACTGCTACCAGATAATGAGACTGTCTAA
- the mobB gene encoding conjugal transfer protein MobB: MVAKISVGSSLYGAIAYNGEKINEAQGRLLTTNRIYNDGSGTVDIGKAMEGFLTFLPPQMKIEKPVVHISLNPHPEDVLTDIELQNIAREYLEKLGFGNQPYLVFKHEDIDRHHLHIVTVNVDENGKRLNRDFLYRRSDRIRRELEQKYGLHPAERKNQRLDNPLRKVAASAGDVKKQVGNTVKALNGQYRFQTMGEYRALLSLYNMTVEEARGNVRGREYHGLVYSVTDDKGNKVGNPFKSSLFGKSAGYEAVQKKFVRSKSEIKDRKLADMTKRTVLSVLQGTYDKDKFVSQLKEKGIDTVLRYTEEGRIYGATFIDHRTGCVLNGSRMGKELSANALQEHFTLPYAGQPPIPLSIPVDAADKAHGQTAYDSEDISGGMGLLTPEGPAVDAEEEAFIRAMKRKKKKKRKGLGM, encoded by the coding sequence ATGGTCGCAAAAATCAGTGTAGGAAGTTCGTTGTACGGCGCGATTGCCTACAACGGGGAGAAGATTAACGAGGCGCAGGGGCGGCTTCTCACCACCAACCGCATCTACAATGACGGTTCGGGAACGGTGGACATAGGCAAGGCGATGGAGGGTTTTCTCACCTTCCTGCCACCGCAGATGAAGATCGAGAAGCCGGTGGTGCATATCTCTCTCAACCCGCACCCGGAGGATGTGCTGACCGATATTGAGTTGCAGAATATCGCCCGCGAGTATCTGGAAAAACTCGGTTTCGGAAACCAGCCTTATCTTGTATTCAAGCACGAGGACATCGACCGCCACCACCTGCACATCGTGACGGTCAACGTGGACGAGAACGGGAAAAGGCTCAACCGGGATTTTCTCTACCGCCGCAGCGACCGTATCCGCAGGGAACTGGAACAGAAGTACGGATTGCATCCGGCAGAACGTAAAAATCAGAGATTGGATAATCCGTTGCGCAAGGTGGCCGCATCGGCAGGTGATGTGAAGAAGCAGGTAGGCAACACCGTGAAGGCTCTGAATGGGCAGTACCGTTTCCAGACGATGGGCGAATACCGTGCGCTCCTTTCCTTATATAATATGACGGTGGAGGAAGCGAGGGGCAACGTGCGCGGACGGGAGTATCACGGGCTGGTCTATTCCGTCACGGACGACAAGGGTAACAAGGTGGGCAACCCGTTCAAATCCTCGCTTTTCGGGAAGTCCGCAGGCTATGAAGCCGTACAGAAGAAGTTTGTCCGTTCCAAATCGGAAATCAAGGATAGGAAACTGGCAGACATGACGAAACGCACCGTCCTTTCCGTGCTGCAAGGCACTTATGACAAGGACAAATTTGTATCCCAACTCAAAGAGAAGGGCATCGACACCGTACTGCGCTACACAGAGGAAGGGCGCATCTATGGGGCTACCTTCATCGACCACCGCACGGGATGCGTGCTGAACGGTTCGCGCATGGGTAAGGAGCTTTCGGCGAATGCCTTGCAGGAACACTTCACCCTGCCATACGCCGGACAACCGCCGATACCGCTATCCATCCCTGTGGATGCTGCGGACAAGGCACACGGGCAGACCGCCTACGACAGTGAAGATATATCGGGCGGTATGGGCTTGCTCACTCCCGAAGGTCCGGCGGTAGATGCCGAGGAAGAGGCTTTCATCCGGGCGATGAAGCGCAAAAAGAAGAAAAAACGCAAGGGCTTGGGTATGTAA
- the mobA gene encoding conjugal transfer protein MobA — protein sequence MKEKRKSKSGRNPKLDPAVYRYTVRFNEEEHNRFLAMFGKSGVYARSVFLKAHFFGQPFKVLKVDKTLVDYYTKLSDFHAQFRAVGTNYNQVVKELRLHFSEKKAMALLYKLEQHTVELVKLSRRIVELSREMEAKWSQKSV from the coding sequence ATGAAAGAGAAAAGGAAAAGCAAATCAGGGAGAAATCCCAAACTTGATCCGGCGGTGTACCGGTACACCGTCCGTTTCAACGAGGAGGAACACAACCGTTTCCTCGCCATGTTCGGAAAATCGGGTGTCTATGCACGGTCTGTTTTCCTCAAAGCGCACTTCTTCGGGCAACCGTTCAAGGTGCTGAAGGTGGACAAGACGTTGGTGGACTATTACACCAAACTGTCGGATTTTCATGCACAATTCCGTGCCGTGGGTACGAATTACAACCAAGTCGTGAAGGAACTGAGGCTGCATTTTTCAGAGAAAAAGGCGATGGCGTTGCTCTACAAATTAGAGCAACACACCGTCGAACTCGTGAAACTGAGCCGCCGGATTGTGGAACTTTCAAGGGAAATGGAGGCAAAATGGTCGCAAAAATCAGTGTAG
- a CDS encoding ParA family protein has product MINGTFKYPEIRFFGYLPKRIPEPSETRFSDNSVTYGFNDFMTQCRQSPFVRRTASPQNRIRDDPPACVVTEADGATAKSVWKQKNKSSTIKINGTMSKEIFVAFATQKGGIGKSTVTALAASYLHNVKGYNVAVVDCDDPQHSIHGLREHEMGLIDSSTYFKALACDHFRRIKKNAYTIVKSNAVNALDDAERMIATEDVKPDVVFFDMPGTLRSNGVIKTLSQMDYIFTPLSADRFVVESTLKFVTMFRDRLMTTGQAKTKGLHLFWTMVDGRERNDLYGIYEEVIAEMGFPVLSTRLPDSKKFRRDLSEERKSVFRSTIFPMDTALLKGSGIREFSEEISDIIRPQ; this is encoded by the coding sequence ATGATAAACGGAACATTCAAATACCCGGAAATCCGCTTCTTCGGATACTTGCCGAAACGGATACCCGAACCGTCGGAAACCCGGTTCTCCGACAATTCGGTGACGTATGGATTCAATGACTTCATGACGCAATGTCGTCAATCACCATTTGTCCGACGCACCGCTTCACCACAGAACCGGATACGCGACGACCCGCCTGCGTGTGTAGTCACGGAAGCGGATGGTGCGACAGCCAAATCCGTATGGAAACAGAAAAACAAATCATCAACAATTAAAATAAATGGAACTATGAGTAAGGAAATCTTCGTTGCATTCGCAACACAGAAAGGTGGCATCGGCAAATCCACTGTCACGGCACTTGCCGCCAGCTACCTGCACAACGTGAAAGGCTACAATGTCGCCGTCGTGGACTGCGACGACCCGCAGCACAGCATCCACGGGCTGCGCGAACACGAAATGGGGCTTATCGACAGCAGCACCTACTTCAAGGCTCTCGCTTGCGACCATTTCCGCCGGATCAAAAAGAACGCCTACACCATCGTCAAAAGCAATGCGGTGAACGCCCTCGACGATGCCGAGAGGATGATTGCCACTGAGGACGTGAAACCCGACGTGGTGTTCTTCGACATGCCCGGCACACTCCGAAGCAACGGCGTGATAAAGACGCTCTCGCAGATGGACTACATTTTCACTCCGCTGAGTGCCGACCGCTTTGTCGTGGAGAGTACCCTGAAATTCGTCACGATGTTCCGCGACAGGCTGATGACTACCGGACAGGCGAAAACAAAGGGGCTGCATCTGTTCTGGACGATGGTGGACGGCAGGGAGAGGAACGACTTGTACGGCATCTACGAGGAAGTGATAGCCGAAATGGGCTTTCCGGTACTTTCCACCCGCTTGCCCGACAGCAAGAAGTTCCGCCGTGACCTTTCGGAAGAGCGCAAGAGCGTTTTCCGCTCCACCATCTTCCCGATGGACACGGCACTGCTGAAAGGGAGTGGCATCCGGGAGTTTTCCGAAGAGATAAGCGACATCATCAGACCGCAGTGA
- a CDS encoding DUF3408 domain-containing protein, which yields MGSRKVNTEGIDEELLLASIGRRTQDGTLRPAQEVPAAAPTEEDTAAPEPSPVQPVTREKAQRESGRRKRQDEDYNELFLRRNEIKTRQCVYISRDVHGKILRIVNDIAGGEISVGGYVDTVLRQHLEQHKERINELYKKQREDLI from the coding sequence ATGGGCAGCAGGAAAGTGAACACGGAAGGCATCGACGAGGAACTGCTGTTAGCCTCCATCGGGCGGCGCACACAGGACGGGACACTGCGCCCCGCACAGGAAGTACCCGCAGCTGCACCGACCGAAGAGGACACCGCCGCACCGGAACCATCTCCTGTGCAACCCGTAACACGGGAAAAAGCGCAGAGGGAAAGTGGACGCCGGAAAAGGCAGGACGAGGACTACAACGAGCTATTCCTGCGCCGCAACGAGATAAAGACCCGCCAATGTGTCTATATCAGCCGTGACGTCCACGGCAAGATCCTCAGAATCGTGAACGACATCGCCGGAGGGGAAATCTCAGTAGGCGGATATGTGGATACCGTGCTGCGCCAGCATCTGGAACAGCACAAGGAGAGAATCAACGAACTGTACAAGAAACAACGTGAAGATCTGATTTGA
- a CDS encoding DUF3408 domain-containing protein, translated as MEKEMTPNEKRPQQDCGGMFTQVQASVEILSPVPVSGKCSEKDYERLFIRDPEVKAREGKMAYVRPEYHERIMRITRVIGHDRLTLSAYIDHVLTHHFNQCEDAIKSLYARNYNSVF; from the coding sequence ATGGAAAAAGAAATGACACCGAATGAAAAAAGACCACAGCAAGACTGCGGAGGTATGTTTACCCAAGTGCAGGCGAGTGTGGAAATACTGTCGCCTGTCCCGGTAAGCGGCAAATGCAGTGAGAAGGACTATGAACGCCTGTTCATCCGCGACCCGGAAGTAAAGGCACGTGAGGGGAAGATGGCGTATGTGCGCCCGGAGTACCACGAGCGTATCATGCGTATCACCCGTGTAATCGGGCATGACCGGCTTACGCTGTCCGCTTACATCGACCATGTGCTGACGCACCACTTCAACCAGTGCGAAGATGCGATAAAGAGCCTTTATGCCCGAAATTACAATTCAGTATTCTAA
- a CDS encoding DUF4134 domain-containing protein, with amino-acid sequence MNKNILKNRKAILSAALVIAATASAFAQGNGIAGINEATSMVSSYFDPGTKLIYAIGAVVGLIGGVKVYGKFSSGDPDTSKTAASWFGACIFLIVAATILRSFFL; translated from the coding sequence ATGAACAAGAACATCTTGAAAAACAGAAAAGCAATCCTCTCCGCGGCACTTGTCATCGCCGCAACCGCCTCCGCTTTCGCGCAGGGAAACGGCATCGCGGGCATCAACGAAGCCACCTCTATGGTGAGTTCTTATTTCGACCCCGGAACTAAACTGATATACGCCATCGGTGCAGTCGTCGGGCTTATCGGGGGCGTAAAAGTGTACGGCAAGTTTTCATCGGGCGACCCCGACACCAGCAAGACAGCCGCCTCGTGGTTCGGCGCGTGCATCTTCCTGATTGTTGCCGCCACCATCCTGCGCTCATTCTTCCTTTAA
- a CDS encoding DUF4133 domain-containing protein, whose amino-acid sequence MAEYPINKGIGRPVEFKGLKAQYLFIFCGGLLALFVLFVILYMVGIDQWICIGFGAASSSLLVWQTFALNARYGEHGLMKLGAARSHPRYLINRRRITRLFKRQRKEERQ is encoded by the coding sequence ATGGCTGAATACCCAATCAACAAGGGTATCGGCCGTCCGGTAGAGTTCAAGGGCTTGAAGGCACAGTACCTCTTCATCTTCTGCGGAGGTCTGCTGGCTCTCTTCGTCCTGTTCGTCATCCTCTACATGGTCGGTATCGACCAGTGGATATGTATCGGCTTCGGCGCGGCATCGTCCTCCCTCCTTGTATGGCAGACCTTCGCGCTGAACGCCCGGTACGGTGAACACGGGCTGATGAAATTAGGAGCGGCACGGAGCCATCCCCGATACCTTATCAACCGGCGGCGGATAACCCGTCTGTTCAAACGACAACGAAAGGAAGAAAGACAATGA